Sequence from the Sphingomonas suaedae genome:
TCGAGCGAGCGATAGCTGCGGTCGGCACCGGTGATGTTGCTGTTGTCCTGATATTGATAGGCGGCGAGGATCGATCCGCTACCCCAGTCATGCCCGGCGACGAGGCCCGCGCTGAACGCGTTGTAATCGTCGGCAATGCCGTAGCGGACAATTGCCTCCACCCCCTTCACGCGCTTGCGGGTGATGAAGTTCACGACGCCGGCGACAGCTTCCGAACCGTAGATCGCCGATGCGCCGTCGGCGACGATCTCGATCCGCTCGATCGCCAGTTCGGGAATGAACGGATAGTCGGGGTTGGTCTGCTGGGTGCTGCCCGAGATCAGACGATGCCCGTTCATCAGCGGCAGCGTCGCGGCGGTCGGCAGGCCGCGCAGGCCGGGCGCGAACGAGCCAAGGCCGTTGTTGCTGACCCGCGGCGCCGTGTTGAAGCTGTTGAGCTGCGGCACGGTCGCCAGCAGTTCGGGCGTGCTCGCCGCGCCGATCAGCTTCGCGTCCTCACGCGTCACGCTGATCAGGCCGGAGCCGGTGGGTGGAATCCCGCGAATGCTCGAGCCGGTGATGACAATCTCGGTCGCCTCTTCCGAATCCGGCTCCGCAACAGGCTCGGTCGCTTGCGCATACGCCGCCACAGGGGCGGCCAGCAGCGCCAGAGCCAGCGCGGAACGACCGAGCAGCTGCGCACGGCGTCCAAGATGATCGGTTCGGATCGACATGACCTTATCCCCTCCTTGATGTCTGTTCGTCGCGGCCATCGCCGCCGCCGGGCTTTGCCGACTTGATGCCTTGCTTATGGTCTGACACACCCAAGGGTAAGCGCATTGGCGGACATCGCTATGTCTTTAGCGGACAGATGCAGCGGGAGAATAAGCGATGGCGGGCAACGCAATAGATGACGGTGGAGCAACCGGTCGCAACCCGCGGGCGGGGTTTCCCTCGCTCAACCAGCGCAGCTTCGCCCCGTTCAAGATCGCGACGGTGATCGACACCGTTGCCGATCGCGGGATCAGCGCTGAGACCGTGCTGGAGCGCACCGGCCTGTCACTGGCGGAGGTGCGCGATCCCCACACGATGACCTCGATCGGCCAGTATCTCACCGCGTGCGAGAACATCGTCGCGGCGGGGGCCGGGTTCGCCGACGCATTCGCGATCGGCGCCCGCCTCCACCTCTCGGCCTATGGCATGTACGGCTATGCGTTGATGTGTTCGCCGACGATGCGCGACTTTTTCGACTTCGCCGTGCGCTACCAGCCGCTCGCCACGCCCACGGTGCGCCTCGAATGGCGGGCCGAGGGCGATGTGGCGATCTGGCAGTTCCGGGAAATCTATCGCGACGTGATGAGCAGCGACGTGCGCACCTTTCTGGTGCGCCAGCAGATGAAGATGACCTTTACCCATATCCGCGATACGGCGGGCACCGACAATTTGCCGGTCCGAGCGCTGTTCGCCTTGCCCGAAGACTCGTTTTCGGCGGAGGACGCACGCGCGCTGTCCTGTCCGTGCCTGTATGATCAGGAGGCGAACGAACTCCATTATGCGATCGGCATCCTCGACCAGACGCCCGAGCTGGGGAACCGGTTGACCCGGACGATGCTTGAGGAGACGTGCGACCGGCTGATCGGCCAGTCGCGGATATCCTCCGGCCTGTCGGGTGAGGTCTATCAGTTG
This genomic interval carries:
- a CDS encoding AraC family transcriptional regulator — protein: MAGNAIDDGGATGRNPRAGFPSLNQRSFAPFKIATVIDTVADRGISAETVLERTGLSLAEVRDPHTMTSIGQYLTACENIVAAGAGFADAFAIGARLHLSAYGMYGYALMCSPTMRDFFDFAVRYQPLATPTVRLEWRAEGDVAIWQFREIYRDVMSSDVRTFLVRQQMKMTFTHIRDTAGTDNLPVRALFALPEDSFSAEDARALSCPCLYDQEANELHYAIGILDQTPELGNRLTRTMLEETCDRLIGQSRISSGLSGEVYQLLMNAPSHFPSMEAIAEQLGLQERTLRRRLAAEDSSYGAIVDDVRRKLAIEYLQTTRMSVDDVAWKVGFSDSANLRRAVRRWTGKTISEIRARK